The Alkalihalobacillus sp. TS-13 genomic interval GATCGCAGTACGACCAGGATGGAATCCATCACGTTTAGCCTGTTGATATTCAATTCGATCACTTACACCAAGCTTTTTGAACATACCGTCCAGCACACCTTTGACGACGTAAAAATCGACAGGTTTCTTTTCTTGCTGCCAAGGATGCGAATGCCATAACCCGGAGAATGCACCAGCAAGCTTCTGATGTTCATTCGGAAGCTTTGTCAAGTTCTTCTCATCTGACAAATATGTTGAACCGACTTCAAAAATGGCAACATCGTTCAACTGACGGTTCTGGTTATATTGCACAACTTCCAATAGCTGCGGCAGCATGGTACGACGTAAAACTGCACGTTCTTCACTCATCGGCATTGATACTGAAATGTAAGCCGGTTGCTCTTCTGTAGCCAACCCGTGATAAGCGTTTGCCTTCTCTTTTGTAGTAAGTGAATACGTAAGTGCTTGATAAAGCCCGACGCTTTCAAGGTAACGACGTACTTTACGTCTTTTCGATTGAGCTGGAGTCAGACCTCCAGTTGTTGTCGCACCTTCAGGTAGAGTTGTCGGGATTTTATCATAGCCATAAATCCGTCCAATTTCCTCAATCAGATCTTCTTCCAACGTTATGTCTGGACGCCTGGCTGGTACTTCGACCCTGAACTCATCCCTTTCGTGTTCGTATGAAAACCCGAGTCGATCAAAGATCTCATGAATTTCATTCGTTTCTATCGATGTACCTAAAACTTTATTTGCTCGTTCACCACGAACAATTACTGTTTCTGGATCGACGAATCTGGGGCCTGCTTCTACGATCCCTTGAAGAACTTCACCGCCTGCTAATTCAACCATCAATTCAGCAGCACGATTGGCTGCTTCATAGACACGATTGCGGTCAATCCCTTTTTCAAATCGTGTAGAGGATTCACTTCGAAGTCCGAGGTCTTTCGACGATTGACGGACACGAGAAGGATTGAAGTAAGCAGCTTCCAGTAAAATCGTCGTCGTTTCATCTGAAACCTCTGAATCTGCTCCACCCATCACACCAGCAACAGCGACTGGCTGTTTACCGTTCGTAATAACTAGATGGTGCCCCTCAAGCTTACGATTTTCATCATCTAATGTCTTGATTTCTTCTCCAGGTGCTGCTCGTCTGACAAGCACTTCCTTTGACCCAAAACGGTCATAATCAAAAGCATGGAGCGGCTGGCCATATTCAAGCAGGACATAGTTTGTAATATCAACGACATTATTGATTGGACGGATACCAGCTGAAATCAACCGGTTTTGCATCCATTCAGGTGATGTTCCGACTTTAATATTACGGATTACTTTTGCCCCATAATATGGATTGTCCTCATAATTATCAACCTGGACTGATACATAATCAGATGCCGATTCACTATTTTCATTCAACGTCGGCTTTGGTAATGTCAGCTCTCTTTCAAAGACAGCTGCAGTTTCATATGCGACTCCGATCATATTCAAACAATCAGCACGGTTCGGTGTAAGACCTAGTTCTAAAATATGATCATCTAGATTCAGGTAGGAGAGCGCATTCTTCCCGATTTCTGCTTCTTCCTGCATCACATAAATACCGTCCGCAAATTCTTTAGGTACCATTTTCGCATCTACACCTAGTTCTTCCAGGGAACAAATCATACCGTTCGAAACTTCGCCGCGAAGTTTCGCTTTTTTGATTTTGAAATTACCAGGAAGAACTGCACCGACTGTTGCAACCGGAACATTTTGTCCAGCAGCTACATTTGGAGCACCGCAAATGATTTGTACTGGTTCCTCTTCCCCAATGTTCACTTGACACACATTCAATTTATCAGCATTAGGATGTTGTTCACACTTTTCAACATGGCCGACAACTACGCCCGAAATGCCTTGATTCAAAGACTCGACTCCTTCCACTTCGATACCGCTTTTCGTTATACGATTAGCAAGCTCATCAGGTTGAATACCGTCGAGATCCACATATTCTTTTAACCAATTATAGGATACTAACATGAATTACACTCCCCGTGATCAACTTCTTATTTTTTGGAACTGTTAATTTCATTATTAATTTCCGGGAAATCCACTCCCTTTTTGCGGGCGATCCTCAAGCTTCCTCACTTGCACAGGATGTACTGACTTCGATGTTCACCACAGGACGTACTTGTACAGGATGTACTGACTTCGACGTTCACCATAGGACGTGGTGGTATTTAGTCGAAGTTCATTATTATAGTCGAAGTTCCTTATTATAGTCGAAGATCCTTTTAAAAAAGTGCGAAGTCTCGCCTGCTCGCTTTTCCCGGCAGGAGTGTCGCGAATTTCCCTCTAAACATTATTGTTTCGTAATAGTGCCTATCTGTTAAGCGCGTTTGAATTGTTCCAGGAACCTAAGATCATTCGAATAAAAATGACGAATATCATCAATTCCATATTTCAGCATCGCTATCCGTTCTGGTCCCATACCGAATGCGAAACCAGTGTACTCTTTTGGATCGAATCCAGCCATTTCAAGGACATTCGGATGGACCATACCAGAACCTAGAATTTCGATCCAGCCTGTTTTTTTACAGATTGAACAGCCTGAGCCGTGACATTTAAAACAAGAGACATCGACTTCGACTGATGGTTCAGTGAATGGGAAAAAGCTTGGGCGCAGGCGAATTTCACGTTCTTCTCCAAACAATTTCTGCGCAAATAACGTCAATGTCCCCTTCAAATCACTCATCCGGATGTTTTTATCCACTAAAAGTCCTTCGATCTGCATGAATTGGTGGGAGTGTGTCGCATCATCTGTATCACGACGGTATACCTTACCAGGACTGATGATTTTGACAGGACCTTTCCCTTTATGTTTTTCCATAGTCCGCGCTTGAACCGGAGATGTCTGTGTCCGTAGTAACAAGTCTTCCGTGATGAAGAATGAGTCCTGCATATCTCGTGCAGGGTGGTTTTTCGGAAGATTCAAGGCCTCGAAGTTATAATAATCGGTTTCAACTTCAGGTCCCTCAGCGACAGAAAAGCCCATTCCTATAAAAAGATCTTCAATTTCTTCGATTACAGCAGTAAGCGGATGTGCATTCCCCTGTCGAACCGGGCGGCCCGGCAATGTTACATCGATTGTCTCGTTACTCAACTGCCGATCTAGTTCTTCTCTTTCAAGCTTCTTTTGCTTCGCTTCTACTTTAGTCGTGATAGCCTCTCTTACTTCATTAGCAAGCTGCCCCATTTTAGGTCGTTCTTCTGCCGGGAGTTTCCCCATACCTCTTAAGACTTCAGTAATCGGACCTTTTTTACCTAAATACTCTACACGAATATCCTGCAATTCTTTTAAAGAAGAGGCCTGTTCAATCTTTTCTACAGCTTCCCCTTGCAGGGTCATCAAACGATCTTGCATAACTGGTTCCTCCTTTATCTTCGTAACTTGATACCAATGTTTTTTATCTACATCATGTAGTAGCAGCAACGATAACAACAAAAAAACCTTCATCCCAGAAAGGGACGAAGGTTTCGCGTTACCACCCTAATTAACAGCCCAAAAACCAAAAGCTGCTCACTTCATTATGTAACGGTTTCCCGGCACAATCTTAGCTCATCGAAAAATCGATCAGTGTTCGAAAGGCAACTCCGGAGTGAATTCCACCATATCCACCATAAGCACGCTCCCAGTCTCTGGCGTACTCTCCCTGAATGGCGATCCTTGATGTACTACTTTCCATCATCGTCATTTTTCAATATATTTAGTTAACTACACTGTATTATAAGGAATCAAAAACGTTCCTGCAACTATTATCGCCTTATTTATGCTCTTTTAGACCATATAACAATATACCGGCAGCAACTGCAACATTCAGCGATTCCGCTCGCCCGTAAATCGGCACGTAAAGGTTTTGATCAGAACTGGCTAAAAGATCTTCATGTACCCCATTCGCCTCATTCCCTAAGAGCAGTGCATATCCACTCGTATCTTTTATGGACGTATACGGTACACCACCTTGGAGTGACGTGCCGAATACCTTGATTCTGTTCTCTTTCAACCGAGGAATCCATTCAGCTATATTCCCTTTTACAACTGGCAAGTGGAATACTGATCCCTGAGTCGATCGAAGCACCTTGCTATTGTAAAGGTCTACCGTTCCATTACCTAGGATCACACCGTTAGCGCCTGCGCTTTCAGCCGTCCGTATGATCGTCCCTAAATTACCAGGGTCCTGGATGCCATCAAGTAAAATATACGTTCCGTCAGACGTGATTGTCATATCGTCAGTTGATGCTTGGACAATAGCTACTATGCCTTGCGGTGACTCAGTATCAGCCAGTTCTTCAATAACAGATGGTGCAGCAATCCACGTGGTCACATTCCCCGTATGCCAACCAGAAGGGATTCGAAATGATTCCTCTATGATCAAATCTGTTACTTCCG includes:
- a CDS encoding RNA methyltransferase, translated to MNRIASPKNGRVKEWKKLKRKKGRDKAGAFIIEGPHLIEEALLHNAEVTDLIIEESFRIPSGWHTGNVTTWIAAPSVIEELADTESPQGIVAIVQASTDDMTITSDGTYILLDGIQDPGNLGTIIRTAESAGANGVILGNGTVDLYNSKVLRSTQGSVFHLPVVKGNIAEWIPRLKENRIKVFGTSLQGGVPYTSIKDTSGYALLLGNEANGVHEDLLASSDQNLYVPIYGRAESLNVAVAAGILLYGLKEHK
- the pheS gene encoding phenylalanine--tRNA ligase subunit alpha; translation: MQDRLMTLQGEAVEKIEQASSLKELQDIRVEYLGKKGPITEVLRGMGKLPAEERPKMGQLANEVREAITTKVEAKQKKLEREELDRQLSNETIDVTLPGRPVRQGNAHPLTAVIEEIEDLFIGMGFSVAEGPEVETDYYNFEALNLPKNHPARDMQDSFFITEDLLLRTQTSPVQARTMEKHKGKGPVKIISPGKVYRRDTDDATHSHQFMQIEGLLVDKNIRMSDLKGTLTLFAQKLFGEEREIRLRPSFFPFTEPSVEVDVSCFKCHGSGCSICKKTGWIEILGSGMVHPNVLEMAGFDPKEYTGFAFGMGPERIAMLKYGIDDIRHFYSNDLRFLEQFKRA
- the pheT gene encoding phenylalanine--tRNA ligase subunit beta, whose protein sequence is MLVSYNWLKEYVDLDGIQPDELANRITKSGIEVEGVESLNQGISGVVVGHVEKCEQHPNADKLNVCQVNIGEEEPVQIICGAPNVAAGQNVPVATVGAVLPGNFKIKKAKLRGEVSNGMICSLEELGVDAKMVPKEFADGIYVMQEEAEIGKNALSYLNLDDHILELGLTPNRADCLNMIGVAYETAAVFERELTLPKPTLNENSESASDYVSVQVDNYEDNPYYGAKVIRNIKVGTSPEWMQNRLISAGIRPINNVVDITNYVLLEYGQPLHAFDYDRFGSKEVLVRRAAPGEEIKTLDDENRKLEGHHLVITNGKQPVAVAGVMGGADSEVSDETTTILLEAAYFNPSRVRQSSKDLGLRSESSTRFEKGIDRNRVYEAANRAAELMVELAGGEVLQGIVEAGPRFVDPETVIVRGERANKVLGTSIETNEIHEIFDRLGFSYEHERDEFRVEVPARRPDITLEEDLIEEIGRIYGYDKIPTTLPEGATTTGGLTPAQSKRRKVRRYLESVGLYQALTYSLTTKEKANAYHGLATEEQPAYISVSMPMSEERAVLRRTMLPQLLEVVQYNQNRQLNDVAIFEVGSTYLSDEKNLTKLPNEHQKLAGAFSGLWHSHPWQQEKKPVDFYVVKGVLDGMFKKLGVSDRIEYQQAKRDGFHPGRTAIVLLDGYQIGVVGQLHPADQKEWDIKETYLFELDLDVVFSTDVEPVVYSALPRYPSISRDIALILDQDVRAGDVQSGIKAAGGELLKEVSIFDLYEGEHMDEGKKSVAFSLTYYNPEKTLTDEDVEKVHSKVLSYVKDKFNATMRG